The following are from one region of the Pseudomonas putida genome:
- a CDS encoding DNA binding protein, which translates to MSLINEYRATEEAIKELQARLANLSQDDKLKKELEFEGKLRTLMGEYSKSLRDVIALLDPDSKLSKAPRGAVKTTATKRARKVKQYKNPHNNEVIETKGGNHKTLKEWKAKWGGDVVESWATLLD; encoded by the coding sequence ATGTCCCTGATCAACGAGTACCGCGCTACCGAAGAAGCCATCAAGGAACTTCAGGCCCGCCTGGCCAACCTGTCGCAGGATGACAAGCTGAAGAAAGAACTGGAGTTCGAAGGCAAACTGCGCACACTGATGGGCGAGTACTCCAAGTCGCTGCGCGACGTGATTGCCCTGCTCGACCCGGATTCGAAACTGAGCAAGGCCCCTCGTGGTGCGGTCAAGACTACCGCCACCAAGCGTGCGCGCAAGGTCAAGCAATACAAGAACCCGCACAACAATGAAGTGATCGAAACCAAAGGCGGCAACCACAAGACCCTGAAAGAGTGGAAAGCCAAGTGGGGTGGCGATGTGGTTGAAAGCTGGGCAACCCTGCTGGACTGA
- the sbcB gene encoding exodeoxyribonuclease I, translating to MTSSIFWHDYETTGINPRCDRPLQVAGVRTDFDLNEIDEPISLYCRPSDDILPHPAACLVTGITPQLLAEQGLCEAEFMTRVHAQLAHPGTCGAGYNTLRFDDEVTRYSLYRNFFDPYAREWQGGNSRWDLIDIVRTAYALRPDGIHWPQQDGRTSLRLELLSKANGIDHGHAHEALSDVRATIALARLIRQKQPKLYDWLFQLRSKHKVMEQIRLLQPLVHISGRFSAARNYIGVVLPLAWHPRNRNALIVCDLHQETLPLLRESAEVLRQRLYTRHEELTEGELPVPLKLVQINRCPVVAPLSVLRPVDQQRLGLDLTLLQMRGEELARQQAQWQDKLEHIYGKEDFVPSEDPEQQLYDGFLGDRDRRLCEQVRALEPAQLGRGQWMFDDPRLPELLFRYRARNFPETLTGEERQRWFSFCQQRLSDPQWGAPNTLGDFEQARQQAWESADEAGRRVLEAWQVHARQLQAQFAVG from the coding sequence CCTCCAGCATTTTCTGGCACGACTACGAAACCACCGGCATCAACCCGCGCTGCGACCGGCCGCTGCAGGTGGCAGGCGTGCGCACCGACTTCGATCTCAACGAAATCGACGAGCCGATCAGCCTTTATTGCCGGCCCTCCGACGATATCCTGCCGCACCCGGCCGCTTGCCTGGTGACCGGCATTACCCCCCAACTGCTGGCCGAGCAGGGCCTGTGCGAAGCCGAGTTCATGACCCGGGTGCACGCACAACTGGCGCACCCAGGTACCTGTGGTGCCGGCTACAACACCCTGCGTTTCGACGACGAAGTGACCCGCTACAGCCTGTACCGTAACTTTTTCGACCCTTATGCCCGAGAGTGGCAGGGCGGCAATAGCCGCTGGGACTTGATCGACATCGTGCGCACGGCCTATGCGTTGCGCCCGGACGGCATCCACTGGCCGCAACAGGACGGGCGCACCAGCCTGCGCCTGGAACTGCTGAGCAAGGCCAATGGCATCGACCATGGGCACGCCCACGAAGCGCTTTCCGACGTGCGGGCCACCATCGCCCTGGCCCGTCTGATCCGGCAGAAACAGCCCAAATTGTATGACTGGCTGTTCCAGTTGCGCAGCAAGCACAAAGTGATGGAGCAGATCCGTTTGTTGCAACCACTGGTGCATATATCCGGGCGTTTTTCGGCGGCACGCAATTACATTGGTGTCGTATTGCCATTGGCCTGGCACCCGCGCAATCGCAATGCATTGATTGTGTGCGACCTGCATCAGGAAACCCTACCGTTACTACGGGAAAGTGCTGAAGTTTTACGGCAGCGTTTGTATACCCGCCATGAAGAACTGACCGAGGGCGAATTACCGGTGCCGCTCAAACTGGTGCAGATCAATCGCTGCCCGGTAGTGGCGCCACTCTCGGTATTGCGCCCGGTTGATCAACAACGGTTGGGCCTGGACTTGACGTTGTTACAAATGCGCGGCGAAGAATTGGCCAGGCAACAAGCGCAATGGCAAGACAAGCTGGAACACATCTACGGCAAGGAGGATTTCGTCCCGAGCGAAGACCCGGAACAACAGTTGTATGACGGTTTTCTGGGGGACCGTGACCGCCGCTTATGCGAGCAAGTTCGCGCACTGGAACCGGCGCAGTTGGGCCGAGGGCAGTGGATGTTCGATGATCCGCGCTTGCCTGAACTGTTGTTCCGCTATCGGGCGCGCAACTTCCCCGAGACCCTGACCGGTGAAGAGCGGCAACGCTGGTTCAGCTTCTGCCAGCAACGCCTGAGCGACCCGCAGTGGGGGGCGCCGAATACGCTGGGCGACTTTGAACAGGCGCGGCAGCAGGCCTGGGAGAGCGCCGACGAGGCGGGGCGGCGTGTGCTGGAGGCCTGGCAGGTGCATGCCCGGCAATTGCAGGCACAGTTTGCAGTTGGCTGA
- the purU gene encoding formyltetrahydrofolate deformylase — MRTYRLVIACPDRVGIVAKVSNFLALYNGWINEASHHSDEQSGWFFMRHEIRAESLPFGIEAFREAFAPIAEEFSMTWRITDSAQKKRVVLMASRESHCLADLLHRWHTDELDCEIPCVISNHNDLRSMVEWHGIPFFHVPVDPKDKAPAFAEVSRLVQEHAADVVVLARYMQILPPQLCQDYAEKVINIHHSFLPSFVGAKPYHQAALRGVKLIGATCHYVTEELDAGPIIEQDVVRVSHADSIDDMVRFGRDVEKMVLARGLRYHLEDRVLVHGNKTVVFD; from the coding sequence ATGCGCACCTATCGTCTGGTGATCGCCTGCCCCGACCGTGTTGGCATCGTGGCGAAAGTCAGTAATTTCCTGGCCTTGTACAATGGCTGGATCAACGAAGCCAGCCACCACTCCGATGAGCAGAGCGGTTGGTTCTTCATGCGCCATGAAATCCGCGCCGAATCGCTGCCATTCGGTATCGAAGCCTTCCGCGAGGCGTTTGCGCCGATCGCCGAAGAGTTCTCCATGACCTGGCGCATTACCGACTCGGCGCAGAAAAAACGCGTGGTGCTGATGGCCAGCCGCGAGTCGCACTGCCTGGCCGACCTGCTGCACCGCTGGCACACCGATGAGCTGGATTGCGAGATCCCTTGCGTGATCTCCAACCACAACGACCTGCGCAGCATGGTCGAGTGGCACGGTATTCCTTTCTTCCATGTACCGGTCGACCCCAAGGACAAAGCCCCGGCCTTTGCCGAAGTGTCGCGCCTGGTGCAGGAGCACGCCGCCGACGTGGTGGTGCTGGCCCGCTACATGCAGATCCTGCCGCCGCAGCTGTGCCAGGACTATGCTGAAAAGGTGATCAACATCCACCACAGTTTCCTGCCGTCGTTCGTCGGCGCCAAGCCGTATCACCAGGCTGCCCTGCGTGGTGTGAAGCTGATCGGCGCGACCTGCCACTATGTCACCGAAGAGCTGGACGCCGGCCCGATCATCGAGCAGGACGTGGTGCGTGTCAGCCATGCCGACAGCATCGACGACATGGTCCGCTTTGGCCGTGATGTGGAAAAGATGGTGCTGGCCCGTGGCCTGCGTTATCACCTGGAAGACCGGGTGCTGGTGCATGGCAACAAGACTGTGGTGTTTGACTGA
- a CDS encoding DUF2334 domain-containing protein yields the protein MAEPLPAARSLMLVLHDVAPETWPDYQPFVQAVDAIGGIPMTWLVVPDFHHRNPLQRSPTFCRLLERRLAQGDELALHGFYHADNGPPPRTPTEYFMRRIYTHEGEFYTLDQQQALQRLEQGLGLFAQQGWPVAGFVAPAWLMSEGTRQALRHLPLRYTSTPQHLYRLPDFTAIKAPGLVWSARSAWRRGLSRVLCDWQCRRWRDAHTLRLGLHPVDMRHHASRDYWLNTLHMLLAQGREPLTKSTWLDRQATA from the coding sequence CGATTACCAACCCTTCGTCCAGGCCGTTGACGCCATCGGCGGCATTCCCATGACCTGGCTGGTGGTGCCGGACTTCCACCACCGCAACCCGCTGCAGCGCTCGCCTACCTTCTGCCGCTTGCTCGAACGGCGCCTGGCCCAGGGTGACGAGCTTGCGCTGCACGGCTTCTACCATGCCGACAACGGCCCGCCACCGCGCACACCCACCGAGTACTTCATGCGCCGCATCTATACCCATGAAGGCGAGTTCTACACCCTCGACCAGCAGCAAGCCCTGCAACGCCTGGAACAAGGCCTGGGCCTGTTCGCCCAGCAGGGCTGGCCAGTGGCCGGCTTTGTCGCACCGGCATGGCTGATGAGCGAAGGCACACGCCAGGCACTGCGCCATCTGCCGCTGCGCTACACCAGCACACCGCAGCACCTGTACCGCCTGCCGGACTTCACCGCGATCAAGGCCCCAGGGCTGGTCTGGAGTGCCCGCAGCGCCTGGCGCCGCGGCCTGTCGCGGGTGTTGTGCGACTGGCAATGCCGGCGCTGGCGGGATGCCCACACGCTGCGACTGGGCCTGCACCCGGTGGACATGCGCCATCACGCGTCCCGCGACTATTGGCTGAATACCTTGCACATGCTACTGGCACAGGGCCGCGAGCCCCTGACCAAGTCTACCTGGCTCGACCGCCAGGCCACCGCATGA